taaatgcgacgggtgattgggtgaagatgaaaccagcgacaacgatctgagtgtgaggcatcatcgttttattctgctccagcagttaaataaactgtttaagataacgttagcttgatatgttagcttccattgccatcattatcagctaatggtgcgttcgctttctcctcggaaattctaacttcccagtaggaaaaatcaaatgaaaaaagacggccaaaggaatgaagatacacagtaaatttagttcacagtaaagatgtttgcttcagtttaattatcagcttataaaactacaaggacgatgttaaaatacaaacagctgaatgttatttatcgtgatatttatcaaacattgttatatattgagaaaaatatatatttaattataaaagtgtatttaaatattaaacactcaaaagtatcgaaaattggtaccgttaagtaccggtatcgattcctaggtaccgggaattagtaccggatcaatgtcaaaggtacccatccctagttgtaaataaaccttttattctgaaggagaaaaacatttgtgatacaagcggccgaaatgagtttcctccgtaggctcagccttagagatagggtgaggagctcggacattcgggagggactcggagtagaaccgctgctcctccggatcgaaaggagccagttgaggtggtttgggcatctggtcaggatgcctcctggacgcctccccagggaggtgtttcgggcatgtcctgccggcaggaggcccccgggtcgacccaggacacgttggagaggttacatctccaatctggtccgggaacgccttggggtcctgccggaggagctggtggacaaggccggggagaggacggtctggagctccctaattgggatgctgcccccgcgacccggacccggataagcggaggaagacgaagacgaagaaaaaCATTTGAACAGATCAGAAGACAGGTAGATCATCTCACCGCCTTCTTGTCCTTCTGCTCTCCGTTCTTCTGTCCATCAGCATGGCCTTCATCACCCTCCTCATCCTCAGGACTGGCTCCACCCTTTTTCCCCTTCCTGGTCTTCTTCTTCTCTGGTCTGGGAGGCTCAACTTCTTCTATGGTTTCTGTTTTCTGCAGGAGAAATGAAGAGACTGTTGGAAACGTCCTGATGAGGTGAATAAAGCGTCCTGCAGGTGTGTTTACCTGTCCTCCCTGAGCCGCAAGAGAAAGCTCCTCTAGCTCCTTCTGGATGTCCTCCTCACTGTagaagacacacacgcacacacacacacacacacgcacacgcacacacacacacacacacacacacacacacacacacacacacacacacacacactgttcacACCATGTCTACACAAACTGAGGACTAGAAGGAAATGACGGTGTCGTACTCAAAGTCCTCCTTCTTGtttgctttcttcttcttcttccctttcTGCTCCTTGGAGGCTCCAGCTCCTTCGATCTCTGCAGCCAGGGCGTCGATGTCGACGTCTTCATCTTTGGCACTGAACATAAACCAACAGGGATCGATGAACAGAGGCTTGGTCACATGATTGTCCATTCAGTGGAGAGCACGGAGGTTGACTCTGTGTCAGAAAAACACAAACCGACGAGCCGCTGCTGACGCTTCACTTCCTTTTGTTTCCCATGATGAAGCTCAGAGAGCAGAAACTGATCTGAGAGCTGCTGAAGCGGGTTTTCTCCCTCTACAACAGCGTTTCTTTCAGCTTAGACACAAAAAGTCACTAATGCTGCAGAAGCAAGACAGGATGATGCTAAACTAACTGATAAAATATAAAACGGACTCGTGATTTAATGGGTTTTGAGCCAATTTAACACAAAAACACTCGTCACAGCATTTTAGAGCTTCTCCTCAACACCTGAGACACATCCACTCTGACCTGTCGACACAAGACTAGAACTAACAGAATCTATTTCCATTTGCATCGATTTCTGGTCAACTAGAACATTTCGGTTCTTTAAAAAGAAACAAGATGTTATTGCCAGAGTGACTTGGTGCTGAGAGATGGCACACTCGTTGGGTTTACTTGGATCAGCAGCAAGTCTTTGGACAATTTCTCATTAAAACTAGTGACCAGTAGAGAAATGGAGGAAACAACCTCGTTTCCAGATGATATCCACATGGTCACAGAGAGACATTGATAACAAAACCTTCAAAATGAAGGAAACCCAGAGTCCagatgcttttattctgaaatcaaACATCTAGGAAGGTACACGGCCAGTAACCCGCACCCCTGTCACGTTtatatttattaatcaacgtaacatTAATGTTTAAATAAGACTACACTGTGACTAAACACAAGTCTACGGGTCATTTCCTTCACGTCCAGGTCAAGTTTCAAACAACTGAAACGAGTCTGGTCTCAATTGAAACAATTCTAAGCTCCGGGTCAGACTCAGTTTGGGACATGAAACCTAACCAGCAGCAGTCTCCGGTGTTTTTTAATGAGATTACTGTTTTCAATCACAAGTTGTGGAATTTATCGAAAAAAACAAGTTGCTCAAACTTTATTTAGCAACTATTTCCCAAAATACGTGATTCAGTCAAATCAGAGGCAGCCCGTGTGTGTTAAACGATATTGCTgggaaaacacacttttatcaaACCTGAAGTGAGCCCTAGTGCAAAAGGTTCAAACTAGCAAACAGCAGGTGTAGGTGATGCTCTTTCATAAAAGCAGTGGGGAGAATTTTCTGTGTTATACGAATTAAAACACAGGTTAAGATATTTGTTTTTCTTCAGAGAAATTTTGATAGTTTGATTCGGTTATTTTTAAACTAAAGCTCTTCTGGAGTCCCTAATGAGAAACTGAGATGCCCCCAAACACGAGTCTACAGCTGATCTCCTCTTCAAGCACCGCTACATTTATTCAAGCGCACAGCTTTTTAAGAGGATGCAGACGTTTCGTCTAACGGGTAAATGGATCCGATTCTGAAGGTGCAACAATGTCGTCTTCTAATGGCTGCTCCATCGTTCCATTCACAAACACTGGATCAGTCCAGCAGGCATTCACTTCACCTCTGACTCAGCGAGATAAGTTATTCACAAGACCTGAGTTGTGCTCTTGTGAATAACTCCAGAAGCGACTTCAGTTCCCATCTGTAACACTTACACACTGTCCAACCGAGATTACTACCAAAACACTTCAAACTACAATCAACTGTTGTAGATTTATTGATCTGAACTGATGTTCAGTCCTCTCTGTAGCCGTGTGGGTAGGTTATCTTCTGAAGGACTTCTGCCTGGGTAAACTGATGTCTGAGACAAGGTGAGGCGCTGATGGTCCTGATTTTGTTCAGGAACAGAGTGAGAACAGGATCTGTAGCTAATAAAGCTTAAAGATGTAAACATGGCTGTAGACAGAGAAAACAAGCCAGATACAGAGGCTGCTCAACACCATGAGACAAGTTCACACTGGACACGCTGACTTACAACAGGTAAACAACACGTGTCAGAACCAGAAAGATCCACACCAACAGCTGCTTTCATTCAGAAGATCTGATCGTATCACATTTGCTTCTGGTGTTAATGAAAGAAAACCTGCTGATGAGTTTTATAAAGCCGACTCTGGTAGAACACCTGCAGCCCCTCAGGTGTGTGTTGAGTGTTACATCAGTGATTATCGGGTTAGCTGCCAACACCGTGGCTCGTGCAGGTAATACACATAAAACTACCTGAGTTTACCGTAAGTAAACAAATAGATTAAAGTGATAACTCGTGTCAGACTGACCAAACAGCAGGTTCAGTACGAGCTAGAGGCTAGCTGCGCTGTTACTGATACATTATCCAGAAAACTCGTCTCAGTGAGCAAGAACCCAACATAGACTCGGTTCGGTTTGCTTGAGCCCATTTTAGCCTTATTGCTCCATGTAAAACTTAACTCTGATCATCTCTGACTGTTTACAGCTGCACCTGAGCTCACATGCGTACAATGACTCGTGGTTAGCATCTGCTAGCAAACCTAGCAGCTAAGCTAACGGGGCAAGAAGCGATTAACGCCAGTTTGGGGGGTTTTGATTGGGTGGAGAGGCTTAAACCACTCGGTTTCCAACGTGGACATGTGTTTCTCCGCGGAAGCTCACTGTCTTCCTACCTGTCCTCTGCGGATTTCTTCTGTTTCTTCCCCATTTTGCCGCTGCGTCTCTGGAACTTCGCTCCCTGCTAATAGCCGCACACGACACGACGGCTCACATTGGTCAAAGATCGTCTATTAGCAAATCAATAAGGATGGTTAACTACCAGTAACTGCGTGTGATATCACAGTACATTACTTCGTCAGTTTTTCTGCGACGCCAAATATATTATTGCCACTCTTTATTGTCTTAGTCATACTAACCTAAGACAAAACTTACGTTTTTGTTCAAGAACTCTTGTTTAAACTAAAACGAAAAACGATTTCTGAAGAAAATGTTGGAGTGAAACATCTTTACATCTAACTTCTCTACGCACGGGTTAGGGATTTTGCGCATGCGTACTTCAACCTGTCCAGTTTAGCTTTTAAAAACCGAATAACGAGGTACAAACAAAACGTGTCTGACGAGGAGTGAGATAAACCTGATGATTGAAAAATGAGTAAAAGTAGTCCCGTTGCAAAAACATGTGAAAATAACTACTTTTTTTACTGCAAAGGTCTGTCGCATTGGAAGAAAACAAATAATTAGTATAAATATTGCATTAAAGCTATTGCTGTAAATCAAGATTTTAATGGCCTAGACAGAACAAATTTTTGCACTGTTTATGTATGCATTTCCAGAACTTTGTAAAATGTGACCAGGTAGgtttatttcttttgtttttgctgaTATAAAACTTGAAGGATCTTCAGCTACATGCTAGAAGGGAGACAGAAAAAAACATAAATGttgaaaaataattttattatCAAGTATTTTTGTACGTAATAAAATTGTGTCTACATAAAACAACCAATCCAGAAGGGGTCCATTAACCCTGTCTTTATGTTTCTGTTGTTTCTCCATACAGATTGCTGTAAATCCCTCAGCAGCCCGAAGGGGGCAGTCGTCTTTTGACTGGTGACTTCATTCAGCCAATCACAGACAGCACAGCGTCACACAGAAGGTGCATTCGTCTGTGCAGCTGGCCGCTCTGTGATCGTAGCAACACAGTGACAGCTGCAGCTGCTCTGTGAGGGCAGAACCGTTCTCCCACCAGAACCTCACTTATCTGGACGCTCAGATTTGGGGGCAGCCAATCAGTCGGGACGTCTAACTGGCAGCGGTCCACAAGCCCGTTCTTTACCTCCATGAGTAAATGAGCAGAGCAGCACAAGTCCAGATGTTTGTCTGTAAGCTCCAGCTGTGTCTCAATGCTGAATTTAGGCGTCTTTCCAAATGTCCACTCCCAGCTGCACAGCTCTGCTGCCATCCTTCCTACACCAGGAAACAGCGACTCATCGGATGGGTCGATGAGGATGGACGTAGCGCAGAGTCCAAACTCTGATGTCAGAGAGGAGATAAAATATCAGTCCATCAACACGTTCTCACATCTCTACAACAGTGTCATAAGACCACAACAAATTTTAAATGTACAGACAAGGAGGAAGTGACTAGATTAAAGCTGAAATGTCCAGAAACATTTGAAAAAAGACTTTCAGGAGTAGAATAATGAGGTTCAATATTTTGGCAACTTTTGCAGGTGTATCCACAAAGAAACTTAAGAAACGTCCTTAAATCCATCACGATAAGAGTCTCAAAAACACAAACATACTTCAGAACACCCAGAACTGATCAAATGTACTTTGAATCTAAGTGGAGAGCATTATTAATAATCTATTTTATAAGCTTCAGATGTTTTGAGGTATCTGTGTAAGTTTCAAATTCAaatcaaattcaaattttatttgtcacatacacattcatacacagtacgaaatgcagtgaaatgccttacacaactgctcgtgacctaagagttgaaaataaaaagACTGTACACCACAGATTAAAATGAAGGGTAAAttaactgggaaagagtaaggtaaaatatatcagaattaaagttgaataatagaatagctttacaacaaaatacacaacacattacaaattagaataaaaggtaaatttagctgggaaggaataagataaaatatatataatttgaagctgagaataaagtaactgtacaacaaaatacacagtatgtaaatgtataagaatgtatgaagaaataaaaatatctgtacaaaacagcggctgaacaagtattaaatggtatatatatatatataatgtccagAGTTGTGCAAACCACATTTGTTTGAGACTCATATTGTGAAGGACTCAAGAACGTTTgaattctgctgtgaaatttgttAAAGTAGTCAAAAGGCTGCTCTTCATCATCAATAAAACACCAGATTTTTATAGTTTACTTAGTAAAATCACCCATAATCCTAAAATAGAACAAATAAAGCCAGCTTTAGGAGAACAACAGGGTCATTTTACTCTTGCTGGACCTAAAGaggaagtcaccccctaccagagtattacttctctcccacttcctgtttgaaaaatgcaacaaattctgTTGCCTAACAGAcctagagggcggagccactaacaaatacacacacacacaggctcacaacgacattatgacatcatatggtaccagttaacattctagggtacctcttagccaatagcgatggcagattttaattcaactgcagtgcagagtttttacctgacaacgacacaacactgacagtcttAGGTAGAAAATTTAAAAtttaacaaaaatgcactaaagtgcaaaactattgactacatgtgtctacagcatgattggacgctcatttatacagtttatcaggggaaaaaggctgatttgggggtgacttgctctttaaagtagctttccagagatttcccctttcagaaatggtgTATGACTTTTCAGAAATctataaaagtgattgtctcgtcatgtactgtgatataatgtaagcaacacatcttttttgctaagcacgcccctgctgcacagagctccgtgcaataggaaactgagcgccaaccagtactaaccaatagcgttacactacagcttacttgcttcaaatttaaggaatacctcggctgatgcagagttgatgaacttttcacggacaagtaagtctctaaaatataagtatatgagaacacaacatgacatgagaataatactcgtaaaacaacatgttttagctgtttgtctgcTACTGAAGGACACAAATAaactagaaacgtgaagtcgccattttaaaaaaatggaaggagaaactatttgtgtgatatgcttgtcagccactagatggtgccatgggataagagaaatactccgaaaAGACACTTTAAGTAACCTACCTGGACCTTTAAACTCAAATTAATATATATTTTTGACAATTACTTCatactgttgttttcttctcagtGGTTGTTTTAGATCTCTGAGCTGTAAACTGCAGAATAGAAGATACCTTTGTTGTATTGTTGTACAAGAGCCTCAAGTAGCTCCTCCCACTGCAATGAGGGGGCGTGGTCGGTCAGATTGGCGACAGGTGAGGAGATGCTGGGTGTAGCGTTGCTATGGATACCAGGAGATGAGGGGCGAAGCAAAGTGGACAGGGCGACTGGATCAGCAGAGTGAAGCAGGGTACAGTGGTGGTAGGAGGACTTCCTGCTGAGTCTGGACGCCGTACCTGTCACCAAAAACGACACGATGTTAACAACA
This sequence is a window from Nothobranchius furzeri strain GRZ-AD chromosome 3, NfurGRZ-RIMD1, whole genome shotgun sequence. Protein-coding genes within it:
- the lipt1 gene encoding lipoyl amidotransferase LIPT1, mitochondrial: MTQQKYGLLMNQLRRTGWFLRTGNQELWTRSSSIFLESSCSSSAGLVLQSQSTDVHQNLALEDWIDAHVDLQQRSILLLWRNRPAVVIGRHQNPWSECNLPAMRRAGIPLARRRSGGGTVYHDLGNLNLTFFASTKAYDRQRNLKVVTEALRGLRPDLDIRATERFDILMNGCFKISGTASRLSRKSSYHHCTLLHSADPVALSTLLRPSSPGIHSNATPSISSPVANLTDHAPSLQWEELLEALVQQYNKEFGLCATSILIDPSDESLFPGVGRMAAELCSWEWTFGKTPKFSIETQLELTDKHLDLCCSAHLLMEVKNGLVDRCQLDVPTDWLPPNLSVQISEVLVGERFCPHRAAAAVTVLLRSQSGQLHRRMHLLCDAVLSVIG